A portion of the Aricia agestis chromosome 1, ilAriAges1.1, whole genome shotgun sequence genome contains these proteins:
- the LOC121729796 gene encoding protein NDUFAF4 homolog produces MGALATKALRPVKTFNIENRAHKLISKEKPTPAPSYPSTLEELKRVREVDPNIDEKLDKKDPGLDLRLKNVYVTSFGRPEDDVTKEIKNKSTDRPLPQDRKLIDDFDFGLKEPDKIPHGRTTLRLVLEYLASHQVNPEEVTAAKIAFEYKMRENDVETILKYFKTYEIYVPPTKNTPAQFAGPSKVRKQLYDTTRKQLGDTDNSKENEKPTTKTTSTT; encoded by the coding sequence ATGGGTGCTTTAGCAACTAAGGCCCTCAGGCCTGTCAAAACGTTTAACATTGAGAACCGTGCCCACAAACTTATATCAAAAGAAAAACCTACTCCTGCACCAAGTTACCCATCAACACTCGAAGAGCTAAAGAGAGTGCGTGAAGTAGATCCGAATATTGATGAGAAGCTAGATAAAAAGGACCCCGGACTCGATCTTAGGctaaaaaatgtttatgtaacTTCATTCGGTCGCCCAGAAGACGACGTtactaaagaaattaaaaacaaaagtactgACCGACCACTACCTCAAGATCGAAAGTTAATAGACGACTTTGACTTTGGGTTAAAAGAGCCAGACAAGATTCCACACGGTCGCACCACTCTTAGACTAGTACTTGAGTATCTTGCATCTCACCAAGTGAATCCAGAGGAGGTGACGGCGGCAAAAATTGCATTCGAGTACAAAATGAGAGAAAACGATGTTGAAACTATACTcaagtattttaaaacatatgaAATATATGTCCCTCCTACTAAAAACACCCCAGCACAATTTGCTGGACCGAGTAAAGTAAGAAAACAATTGTATGACACAACAAGAAAACAACTCGGAGATACAGATAATTCAAAAGAGAATGAGAAGCCTACAACAAAAACTACATCAACAACATAG